The Apium graveolens cultivar Ventura chromosome 6, ASM990537v1, whole genome shotgun sequence genome contains a region encoding:
- the LOC141667687 gene encoding adenine nucleotide transporter BT1, chloroplastic/mitochondrial-like, with the protein MGKKDMQVSKGNEDGLFFSFSNLGFQLSPQDCTSFHPGGLFASIGQSNGLGFAAISPNSGENDLYVKYVNEEDGIVMNNKKKGGLKFKVKIANTSLRRLVSGAIAGAISRTAVAPLETIRTHLMVGSSGHSSTEVFNNIMQTDGWKGLFRGNLVNVIRVAPSKAIELFAFDTVNKSLSHNPGEQPKIPIPASLVAGACAGVSSTLVTYPLELVKTRLTIQRDVYDGLFDAFIKIMQEGGPAELYRGLTPSLIGVIPYAATNYFAYDSLRKAYRKIFKKEKIGNIETLFIGSAAGAISSTATFPLEVARKHMQVGAVSGRQVYKNVLHALASILEREGVQGLYKGLGPSCVKLIPAAGISFMCYEACKKILVEVEADDNDE; encoded by the exons ATGGGTAAAAAAGATATGCAAGTTTCAAAGGGTAATGAAGATGGGTTGTTCTTTAGTTTTTCTAATTTGGGGTTTCAATTGAGTCCTCAAGATTGTACTAGTTTTCATCCTGGTGGTTTATTTGCTAGTATTGGTCAGTCAAATGGTTTGGGATTTGCTGCCATTTCACCTAATTCAGGTGAAAATGATTTGTATGTCAAGTATGTAAATGAAGAAGATGGGATTGTGATGAATAATAAGAAAAAGGGTGGGCTTAAGTTCAAGGTGAAAATTGCTAATACTTCTTTAAGGAGGTTGGTTAGTGGTGCAATTGCCGGAGCAATTTCGAGGACAGCAGTGGCTCCTTTAGAGACAATTAGAACTCATTTGATGGTTGGTAGTAGTGGGCATTCTAGTACTGAAGTGTTCAATAATATTATGCAAACTGATGGCTGGAAAGGGCTGTTTAGAGGCAATCTTGTTAATGTTATTCGAGTGGCTCCTAGCAAAGCTATAGAG CTATTTGCTTTTGACACGGTCAACAAGAGCCTATCTCACAACCCTGGGGAACAGCCGAAGATCCCTATTCCAGCATCGCTGGTAGCAGGAGCCTGTGCTGGAGTTAGCTCCACCTTAGTCACATATCCACTGGAATTAGTCAAGACCCGATTAACCATTCAG AGGGATGTCTATGATGGTTTATTTGATGCATTTATAAAAATAATGCAAGAAGGGGGACCTGCAGAGCTTTACCGCGGTCTTACCCCAAGTCTTATCGGAGTTATCCCATATGCTGCTACCAATTACTTTGCTTATGACTCCTTGAGGAAAGCTTACCGGAAAATTTTCAAGAAGGAGAAGATTGGCAACATAGAAACCCTTTTCATAGGATCAGCGGCTGGTGCTATATCAAGCACTGCTACATTTCCTCTAGAGGTAGCAAGAAAACACATGCAAGTTGGGGCGGTAAGTGGAAGACAAGTTTATAAGAATGTTTTGCATGCTCTTGCTAGTATTCTTGAACGTGAAGGAGTTCAGGGTTTGTATAAAGGACTCGGTCCCAGCTGCGTGAAGCTAATACCTGCTGCTGGGATTTCTTTCATGTGCTATGAAGCATGCAAGAAAATATTGGTAGAAGTTGAGGCTGATGACAATGACGAATAG